In Clavibacter capsici, a single genomic region encodes these proteins:
- a CDS encoding trypsin-like peptidase domain-containing protein, producing the protein MLRTHRRRRCALTVSISLGLVAVAFTASSASAVESARQTRPVVAGSQLEFEFGGDCTAGAVVQKNTWSSLLVAKERATRYVVTANHCVARTGEKVYVRNEIESRHGNTAPVGTVYWRSDDIDLALIKIEPTVHVSYTCGSSSHGAPHCLPVTTWTPNALPRVLTASVRTRSIYGQPVIGYSDPGPNETFATSGSTTGVQVNWMNLSVRAWPPGFRAPHNGDQAASSTTDLLLAGDSGGPVFNPDTGMLYGIMTDQVPRRLTEDSTMVYIKLYEFFKEQRGYKLLTR; encoded by the coding sequence ATGCTAAGAACACATCGTCGGCGCCGCTGTGCCCTTACCGTGTCCATTAGCCTCGGGCTAGTGGCCGTCGCGTTTACGGCTTCTAGTGCGTCCGCGGTAGAAAGCGCGAGGCAGACACGACCAGTGGTTGCCGGTTCGCAGCTCGAATTCGAGTTCGGTGGCGATTGCACTGCAGGCGCAGTAGTGCAAAAAAATACTTGGAGCTCATTGTTAGTTGCAAAAGAGCGCGCCACCAGATATGTAGTAACCGCTAACCACTGTGTCGCACGAACAGGGGAGAAAGTGTATGTCAGAAACGAGATTGAATCTCGCCATGGCAATACCGCCCCCGTAGGAACCGTCTATTGGAGATCTGATGACATCGATCTGGCGTTAATCAAGATCGAACCGACTGTTCACGTGTCATACACGTGTGGAAGCTCCTCACATGGCGCGCCCCACTGCTTGCCGGTGACGACCTGGACGCCAAACGCGCTTCCTCGTGTCCTTACCGCATCGGTCAGAACACGGAGCATATATGGCCAACCTGTGATCGGGTACAGTGACCCCGGGCCGAACGAAACGTTCGCTACGAGCGGTAGCACCACTGGCGTGCAGGTCAACTGGATGAACCTATCCGTTCGCGCTTGGCCGCCCGGCTTCAGAGCCCCTCACAACGGAGATCAAGCGGCGTCTTCCACGACTGACCTTCTACTTGCAGGAGATTCCGGCGGGCCCGTCTTCAACCCGGATACGGGTATGCTTTACGGGATAATGACGGATCAAGTCCCTCGTCGCCTCACGGAGGACAGCACGATGGTATATATCAAGCTATATGAGTTTTTCAAAGAGCAGCGAGGATATAAGCTTTTAACTCGTTGA
- a CDS encoding histone-like nucleoid-structuring protein Lsr2: protein MARKVLTTLVDDIHGMPIEEGQGESISFALDGVNYEIDLSDDNAAKLRTALEDYIDKGHRLGRAAAGTAAPHGSAGLTPKQDLGAAREWLRKRGHKVSERGRISVHLLEEYRANS, encoded by the coding sequence ATGGCCCGCAAAGTGCTGACCACGCTCGTTGACGACATCCACGGTATGCCCATCGAGGAGGGCCAGGGCGAGAGCATCTCGTTCGCGCTCGATGGCGTCAACTACGAGATCGACCTCAGCGATGACAACGCCGCTAAGTTGCGAACCGCGCTCGAGGACTACATCGATAAGGGCCACCGCCTCGGCCGCGCGGCCGCCGGTACGGCGGCACCGCACGGCTCCGCAGGTTTGACACCGAAGCAAGACCTCGGCGCTGCACGCGAGTGGCTGCGCAAGCGCGGCCACAAGGTCTCCGAGCGCGGACGCATCTCCGTGCACCTACTCGAGGAGTACCGCGCGAACAGCTAG
- a CDS encoding trypsin-like peptidase domain-containing protein has product MVFSLVGSCAIAAPVQAVDRVARGSLPIRAGTHLIFGESRGFAYTRDIDCTAGAVLTGSGIFSRITPYQRAVRYVVTAKHCGGRGAHVRVNDVQIGSVIWESPDVDLSIVRVEPAQTTRRSCYPTSAGIRCSLVSDYEPRAIGEVFAARNRSGQESSLRVAGTKVPAPREIFCTTGMVTGIMCNWISIPPPPGLELGNQQVLAETFSASTRQGDSGGPVVSRDMNIIGIICDGGLPGSGDETYMSYVPIAVLFREQPFYVLATS; this is encoded by the coding sequence ATGGTTTTCAGCCTCGTTGGTAGCTGCGCAATCGCCGCACCAGTCCAGGCGGTCGACCGCGTGGCCCGTGGTTCGTTGCCTATACGGGCGGGTACCCATCTCATCTTTGGCGAAAGTCGAGGTTTTGCTTACACGAGGGACATTGACTGCACTGCTGGGGCTGTGTTGACAGGCTCTGGAATATTCTCACGAATCACCCCGTATCAACGTGCTGTCCGATACGTTGTGACAGCGAAGCATTGCGGCGGTCGTGGTGCGCATGTGCGCGTTAATGATGTGCAGATCGGGTCAGTAATTTGGGAATCGCCAGACGTCGACCTCTCGATCGTCCGGGTTGAGCCGGCGCAGACGACGAGAAGAAGTTGTTATCCGACATCAGCCGGCATCCGCTGTTCTCTCGTAAGTGACTACGAGCCTCGGGCAATTGGTGAGGTGTTCGCTGCGAGGAACCGATCTGGCCAGGAGTCGTCATTGCGAGTAGCCGGGACTAAGGTACCGGCTCCTCGAGAAATTTTTTGCACAACCGGGATGGTGACTGGAATCATGTGTAATTGGATTTCGATCCCGCCCCCGCCGGGACTGGAATTGGGCAATCAGCAAGTCTTGGCGGAGACGTTCTCAGCCTCAACGAGGCAAGGTGATTCGGGGGGGCCTGTTGTTAGCAGGGACATGAATATTATCGGCATTATTTGTGACGGCGGATTGCCGGGTTCAGGAGACGAAACTTACATGAGCTACGTACCGATCGCTGTTCTTTTCCGAGAACAACCGTTTTACGTGCTAGCAACCTCCTAA
- a CDS encoding recombinase family protein yields the protein MIARPSFAGSRIDSRPALARSISDDRTIANELAANAVAVSIDGSVHDPTDRTGWLLLNMLAMFAALESDPVRTRTREGMKVVAKKGKLKGSRHKISPAAERHLAALYRAGDHLISELYDLCSIGRAMV from the coding sequence ATGATCGCCCGGCCCTCTTTCGCGGGATCGAGAATCGACTCTCGACCGGCTCTCGCGCGTTCGATCAGCGATGACCGCACGATCGCCAACGAGCTCGCGGCTAATGCCGTCGCGGTCAGCATCGACGGCTCCGTGCACGACCCGACCGACCGTACCGGGTGGCTCCTACTCAACATGCTCGCGATGTTCGCCGCCCTTGAATCGGACCCCGTCCGCACCCGCACCCGTGAGGGCATGAAAGTCGTTGCGAAAAAGGGGAAACTTAAGGGCAGCAGGCACAAGATATCCCCTGCCGCTGAACGACACCTGGCCGCGCTGTACCGAGCTGGCGATCACTTGATCAGCGAGCTCTACGACCTATGCTCGATCGGCCGCGCGATGGTCTAA
- a CDS encoding ImmA/IrrE family metallo-endopeptidase, which yields MTDALDVAVEDIRLHARRVLREAGVGDQLPVPIDAIAAAVDLEKGELFALEDDVPPELQVVVAKLKGTVLGALSVDERRYFVDPSLPVERRRFTEAHEIGHDALPWHAQAYFAEDHTTLTSNTRVLLEAEANQFAAEILFSADRFNDEADGHAPSIDVPLRMNGAYQTSAAAALRRYVTNSRRPLALLATGLKQSRLGHLPIYEASCQSVSFQAKFGAVRSLYSKWLGPEQYPMVRTLSPLYRGTIAEADISLQTTRGHVRLIAEGFGNGHNGFVLLRERSGK from the coding sequence ATGACCGACGCCCTCGACGTGGCGGTCGAGGACATTCGCCTACATGCCAGGAGGGTCTTGCGGGAGGCGGGCGTTGGAGACCAACTCCCTGTCCCTATTGACGCGATTGCGGCGGCTGTTGACCTCGAGAAGGGAGAGCTGTTCGCGCTGGAAGACGATGTGCCACCCGAACTGCAGGTGGTTGTAGCCAAGCTCAAGGGCACTGTCCTCGGAGCGTTGTCCGTAGACGAGCGACGCTACTTCGTCGATCCCAGCCTGCCGGTTGAGAGGCGTCGCTTCACGGAGGCGCACGAAATCGGTCACGATGCCCTTCCGTGGCACGCTCAGGCCTACTTCGCGGAGGACCACACCACCCTCACGTCCAACACTCGCGTCCTGTTGGAGGCCGAGGCCAACCAATTTGCAGCGGAAATCCTCTTCTCCGCCGACCGCTTCAACGATGAGGCCGATGGTCATGCGCCGTCTATCGACGTGCCGCTACGCATGAACGGGGCCTATCAGACCTCTGCCGCTGCGGCGTTGCGCCGCTACGTTACGAATAGTCGCAGACCCCTTGCCTTGCTCGCTACAGGGCTTAAGCAGAGCCGGCTAGGCCATTTGCCGATCTACGAGGCGAGCTGTCAGTCGGTGAGCTTTCAGGCTAAGTTCGGCGCTGTGAGGTCGCTCTATAGCAAGTGGCTTGGACCGGAGCAATACCCGATGGTGCGAACCTTGAGCCCCTTATATCGGGGCACGATTGCTGAAGCGGACATCAGCCTCCAGACCACTCGAGGTCACGTTCGACTCATCGCGGAGGGGTTCGGCAACGGCCACAATGGGTTCGTCCTGCTGAGGGAGCGCAGCGGCAAGTAG
- a CDS encoding S1 family peptidase, whose product MGIAAALALLICATPLIAIPSSAQAAGASRTSLPIVAGTKLTFSQPPHPGTYAADSYCTAGAVFKSTTYLSRLLPYSAASRYVLTAKHCGQVGADVSVGEDAVGKVIWASPDRDLELIKVDPEAHRNTHCGPTYGGASRCSVIQTFTPRAVGKIILDLPYTLNFERAIPIAGVGTPTNTTRICTSGYRTGPNCTFRLVNLPPREEEQAKARGQKVMRSESAGTDQGDSGGPVSDPSGVLFGIHHGSADPTRFANVGIYTPISEFLTEQPNYALAPAS is encoded by the coding sequence TTGGGTATCGCGGCCGCACTCGCGCTACTGATATGCGCAACTCCTCTGATCGCAATACCATCTTCCGCGCAGGCGGCGGGAGCGTCTCGTACGTCGCTTCCCATTGTTGCGGGCACTAAGCTTACTTTCAGCCAGCCACCACATCCGGGTACCTACGCTGCGGACTCATATTGTACCGCCGGCGCAGTCTTCAAGTCCACCACATATTTATCGAGGCTTCTTCCGTACTCCGCGGCATCACGGTATGTACTTACTGCCAAGCACTGCGGACAGGTGGGAGCCGATGTCAGCGTGGGGGAGGATGCTGTGGGGAAAGTTATCTGGGCGTCACCGGATCGAGATCTCGAACTGATTAAGGTGGATCCGGAAGCGCATCGTAATACGCATTGCGGCCCCACCTACGGAGGTGCAAGTAGATGTAGTGTAATCCAGACCTTCACACCGAGAGCCGTCGGGAAGATCATCCTCGATTTACCGTATACGCTTAACTTTGAGCGAGCAATACCCATTGCGGGAGTAGGCACTCCAACTAATACAACTCGAATATGTACATCTGGTTACCGCACGGGACCGAATTGCACCTTTCGTCTGGTAAACCTTCCACCACGAGAAGAAGAACAAGCCAAAGCCCGGGGTCAAAAAGTGATGCGTAGCGAATCCGCTGGTACGGATCAGGGAGATTCCGGTGGACCGGTCAGTGACCCGAGTGGTGTCCTCTTTGGTATCCATCACGGCTCTGCCGACCCTACTCGCTTCGCGAACGTCGGTATATACACACCTATCTCCGAGTTTTTGACAGAGCAGCCCAACTATGCACTTGCACCTGCAAGTTAG
- a CDS encoding helix-turn-helix domain-containing protein, whose product MKKSGLSTARAVTSSIPWGLIAAAVVGIATSPRSKSPETLGDHLRSTRRTAGLTLRDVEAETKISNGYLSQIESNRVTSPSPNMLHKLASVYGLDYTDLLVRAGHHVPTTNPEHDQVRKLAGIPLRALEELDEAEAAELRNYLAFLRQKRRDRQTT is encoded by the coding sequence ATGAAGAAGTCAGGCCTGTCTACTGCCCGTGCCGTCACCTCCTCGATCCCTTGGGGACTGATAGCCGCCGCGGTCGTCGGTATCGCCACGTCCCCGCGCAGTAAGTCGCCGGAGACACTGGGCGACCACCTCAGGTCGACGCGACGCACAGCAGGGTTGACTCTTCGGGACGTCGAGGCGGAGACGAAGATCTCGAACGGATACCTGTCACAGATCGAGAGCAACCGAGTGACCAGTCCGTCCCCGAACATGCTGCACAAGCTCGCATCGGTCTACGGCCTGGACTATACCGACCTGCTCGTGCGGGCCGGTCACCACGTCCCAACGACTAACCCGGAGCACGACCAAGTGCGGAAGCTCGCCGGCATCCCGCTTCGGGCACTGGAAGAGCTCGATGAGGCCGAGGCGGCGGAACTACGGAACTACCTGGCCTTCCTCCGACAGAAGCGTCGCGATCGGCAGACAACATGA
- a CDS encoding MFS transporter, with protein sequence MSLRPPQFADCSFVALASSRVVAAISQTAVPIILTLGPREGGLNADALAQALSALVIAQLAMLPVGGVALDRLNRRAYIILVQCATAVAYALFGVSFTLQPPNDTMYVMVAVIMGGLAGLNGPSTQSIIPQLVKHEHLQASLSSLRAVLTPVAVLAPMISAFWISQWPYQTLLVALAILNIFSTVFLTQLPQLKHLSERRSHQRQALKSHPLLSPWFATTQLSSILLIALSAGFYQLSGPRIVSADPVLGSNAWAFILGGFGLGNLVGVLRHRRKKLKAAGSTPFLFLSGRAAPIIALGLYASGGVFLTAPSAALAGFAVGAWAVHYYNEIQIRIPQGKLGSALAVDAFISLAAMPLGYQAAALLADNFDTETLQIAAGLGTLLISGFAWLALRCLERPLINTTRASLLRRTRVCDSAG encoded by the coding sequence ATGTCTTTACGCCCCCCTCAGTTCGCGGATTGTAGCTTTGTGGCCCTTGCTAGCAGTCGAGTCGTTGCTGCCATCTCGCAGACGGCCGTTCCCATAATCCTCACCCTTGGGCCCCGAGAAGGTGGTTTAAATGCCGACGCACTTGCCCAAGCGCTCTCCGCCCTAGTCATTGCGCAGCTCGCCATGCTCCCGGTCGGAGGAGTAGCGTTAGATCGCCTAAACAGGCGCGCGTACATCATTCTCGTCCAGTGCGCAACCGCCGTGGCATATGCGCTCTTCGGAGTGAGTTTCACACTCCAGCCACCAAATGACACAATGTACGTTATGGTAGCCGTGATTATGGGCGGACTGGCTGGACTCAACGGCCCAAGTACACAAAGCATAATTCCTCAGTTAGTCAAACACGAGCACCTCCAGGCATCCCTTTCCTCATTGAGAGCCGTACTCACGCCTGTGGCGGTACTCGCACCAATGATCTCGGCATTTTGGATAAGCCAATGGCCGTATCAGACCCTCCTGGTAGCTCTTGCCATTTTAAACATATTCAGCACAGTATTCCTTACTCAGCTGCCGCAACTTAAGCACCTCTCCGAGCGCAGATCACACCAACGACAAGCCCTGAAGTCGCACCCTCTCTTATCGCCCTGGTTTGCAACCACACAGCTTTCCTCCATTCTATTGATCGCCTTATCTGCAGGTTTTTATCAGCTAAGTGGTCCACGCATCGTTTCAGCCGACCCAGTACTGGGCAGCAACGCGTGGGCATTCATCCTCGGAGGGTTTGGTCTAGGCAACCTCGTGGGCGTACTCCGTCATCGACGTAAAAAACTGAAGGCAGCAGGCTCGACGCCTTTTTTGTTCCTTAGCGGTAGGGCCGCTCCAATCATCGCACTGGGACTCTACGCCTCCGGCGGGGTGTTCTTGACAGCGCCAAGCGCCGCGTTGGCCGGCTTTGCAGTCGGAGCATGGGCAGTCCACTACTACAACGAGATTCAAATCCGTATCCCTCAGGGAAAGCTTGGCTCAGCACTTGCTGTCGATGCATTCATTTCTTTGGCGGCCATGCCACTCGGCTATCAGGCCGCAGCGCTCCTGGCGGACAATTTCGATACGGAAACGCTTCAGATAGCTGCAGGTCTGGGTACTCTGCTTATCAGTGGTTTTGCATGGCTGGCTCTCCGCTGCCTAGAGCGTCCGTTGATCAATACCACGCGGGCCTCGCTACTTCGACGCACACGTGTCTGTGACTCTGCGGGGTGA